One part of the Mariniblastus fucicola genome encodes these proteins:
- a CDS encoding putative DNA modification/repair radical SAM protein encodes MKEQRSVDRKLAILADAAKYDASCASSGSKSTRKGSKIGSTEGMGICHSYTPDGRCVSLLKILLTNYCIYDCQYCVNRVTSDTPRARFSVSEVVDLTMEFYKRNYIEGLFLSSGIIQNSDYTMEQLTLVAKTLRTDHRFGGYIHLKTIPGAAEELITEAGLWADRLSVNIELPTELDLKQLAPEKKKPQIVTAMSGIKEKIDETKEDRKSGMKPPKFAPAGQSTQMIVGATETPDDEILKTADELYTGQRLRRVYYSAYSPIPHADALLPGKSPPLIREHRLYQADWLLRFYGFDVNEIVVREDRNLDLEIDPKLAWALQQRDYFPVDVNTASREQLLRIPGIGARNVKRILSIRRHKKLRTDDLKKLRVAWKRAKSFVITVDHNPALANLDRSDLKQLIAPKERQLTLFETFDAALKGEL; translated from the coding sequence GTGAAAGAACAACGGAGTGTCGACAGAAAGCTTGCCATACTTGCCGATGCGGCGAAGTACGATGCGTCATGCGCGAGCAGCGGCTCAAAGTCCACTCGCAAAGGAAGCAAGATCGGAAGCACCGAAGGGATGGGCATCTGTCACAGCTACACGCCGGATGGCCGTTGTGTTTCGCTCTTGAAGATACTTCTAACCAACTATTGCATTTACGACTGTCAGTACTGCGTCAATCGCGTGACCAGTGACACGCCACGAGCTCGTTTCTCGGTCAGTGAAGTCGTTGATTTGACGATGGAGTTTTACAAGCGGAACTACATCGAAGGTTTGTTCCTGAGTAGCGGCATCATCCAGAATTCTGACTACACAATGGAGCAGTTGACTCTCGTCGCGAAAACACTGCGAACCGATCATCGCTTTGGCGGCTACATTCATTTGAAAACGATTCCCGGCGCCGCCGAAGAGCTGATTACCGAAGCCGGCTTGTGGGCGGATCGTTTGAGCGTCAATATCGAGTTGCCCACCGAACTGGATTTGAAGCAGTTGGCGCCTGAGAAAAAGAAGCCTCAGATCGTGACCGCGATGTCGGGTATCAAGGAGAAGATTGACGAGACGAAGGAAGATCGGAAGTCGGGCATGAAGCCGCCGAAGTTTGCTCCTGCTGGCCAAAGTACTCAGATGATTGTTGGTGCAACTGAGACTCCTGACGACGAGATTCTGAAAACTGCGGACGAGTTGTACACCGGTCAGCGATTGCGGCGCGTTTACTATTCGGCCTACAGTCCAATCCCGCACGCCGACGCATTGTTGCCGGGAAAGAGTCCACCTCTCATTCGCGAGCATCGGCTGTATCAGGCAGATTGGCTGCTGCGATTCTATGGCTTTGACGTGAACGAGATCGTCGTTCGCGAAGACCGAAATCTGGATCTTGAAATCGATCCAAAGCTGGCGTGGGCGTTGCAACAACGCGACTATTTTCCCGTTGACGTGAACACTGCCAGCCGTGAACAGCTTCTGCGCATTCCGGGAATTGGCGCTCGAAACGTGAAACGGATCCTTTCCATCCGTCGGCATAAAAAATTGCGAACGGATGATCTGAAGAAACTTCGAGTCGCGTGGAAGCGAGCCAAATCGTTTGTCATTACCGTCGACCACAACCCGGCGTTGGCAAATCTCGATCGGTCGGACTTGAAACAGTTGATTGCACCGAAAGAGAGGCAGTTGACGCTTTTTGAGACGTTTGACGCGGCCCTCAAGGGCGAACTTTAG
- a CDS encoding TspO/MBR family protein, with translation MSETNNHPHLLSSDGTVGDVGTPWSLKRDILSLIIWIAIVAVVMLLGGIATGSSVTTWYPTLNKPSFNPPSWLFGPVWSALYMMMAVAAWLIWRKRGDVADRDAKRWFLIAFGVQLVLNLGWSVIFFGLRSPMWAFVEICVLWIAIATTVVLSFRQNRTSGFLLLPYLAWSSFALILNLAIVRLNFN, from the coding sequence ATGTCTGAAACGAACAACCACCCTCATCTTCTGTCGTCGGACGGCACAGTCGGCGACGTTGGTACGCCGTGGTCGCTCAAGCGTGATATTTTGTCGTTGATCATATGGATCGCGATCGTCGCAGTGGTCATGTTGTTGGGCGGAATCGCAACGGGCTCCAGCGTCACCACCTGGTATCCGACTTTGAACAAGCCGAGTTTCAATCCACCGTCCTGGCTGTTCGGGCCAGTTTGGTCGGCTCTCTACATGATGATGGCCGTCGCCGCGTGGTTGATTTGGAGAAAGCGTGGTGATGTTGCCGACCGCGATGCGAAGCGCTGGTTCTTGATCGCATTTGGCGTTCAACTGGTGCTGAATCTTGGTTGGTCCGTGATCTTTTTCGGGCTACGTTCGCCGATGTGGGCCTTCGTTGAAATTTGCGTTTTGTGGATTGCGATCGCGACCACGGTCGTGCTTTCCTTCAGACAAAATCGGACGTCGGGCTTTCTCTTGTTGCCCTACCTCGCATGGTCCTCGTTCGCGCTGATTCTGAATCTTGCGATTGTGAGACTGAACTTCAACTAG
- a CDS encoding beta strand repeat-containing protein → MKKLKSSASKTSVSRNRSANKRLAYEGLEHRNLLATFVVNSIIDDVSGVPDGNLTLREAVIAAETNAAFGDAAAGDLDGDRIEFDSSLADQTIVLSNGEFAISDDLRIFGGDRNVTINAGGLDRAFSIDSTEQVVLRGFNITGGMTVGEGGAISITGAGSTTLNELNFTANVAMGAGGGAIVSTANSVAILNSTFDQNIASGASGSGGALLVNSGDVAITNANFMANVANRAGGAIEIVDGSISINESTLGGDTLADGNIAGPAGTAAPGNGGALHVTGSMNTSVVVLNSSVLNNVAASEGGGLWNQSGSSMLVKDSTVSNNIAMGADADTGGGGIFNNGGTTRVRGSVVEGNIANGTSGSGGGFLSTDGLLSIIDTTIISNIANRAGGGIEIIDGDLYVGASTLNSNIAGVLDGSANPGNGGALHVSGTDGTNSSFVDSTIAGNFAAREGGGLWNQSGSSLFVRGSSIVNNEAGGDSADDGGGGIFNNGGTTRVRATDISGNIASGTSGSGGGVFSTDGIFYANESTISANSANRAGGGIEVIDGRVVLLDTMLGGTAEADGNIAGPAGTAAPGNGGGLHVSGASETLTIINGGTVANNVAASEGGGLWNQSGSTMTVDGGTVIEDNVALGAGADNGGGGLFNNGGRLSIKDATIVNNSATGASGSGGGIFSTDGLVTVEDSTISANIANRAGGGVELIDGTFLMFDSILGGAGSGNVAGPEGTAAPGNGGGLHVSGMSGTYVGIDGSIVNDNVAGNEGGGLWIQSGSTLAVRNGTTVGYNTAGLGGGGGLFSNGGTLNVMGSTVVNNNTTGNGGGVKAIAGSTTRIDSTAVGYNSALSGGGFANDSMATVRDSFFANNEATVEGGGIFTDVNGDLDIATTGFFGNTPNDQN, encoded by the coding sequence ATGAAGAAACTTAAATCGTCAGCTTCCAAAACTTCCGTTTCACGAAACCGCTCTGCCAACAAGCGACTTGCCTACGAAGGGCTTGAGCACCGAAACCTGTTGGCGACATTCGTCGTCAACTCGATCATCGACGATGTCAGCGGTGTGCCCGATGGCAACCTTACGCTCCGCGAAGCCGTCATTGCTGCGGAAACCAACGCTGCCTTTGGCGACGCCGCTGCGGGTGACCTCGACGGTGACCGAATCGAATTCGACAGCTCACTTGCCGACCAAACCATTGTTCTCTCCAACGGCGAATTCGCCATCTCGGATGACCTGCGAATCTTCGGCGGCGATCGAAACGTAACCATCAACGCTGGTGGACTCGACCGGGCATTTTCCATCGACAGCACCGAACAGGTTGTGCTCCGAGGATTTAATATCACCGGCGGAATGACGGTCGGTGAAGGCGGCGCTATCTCGATCACCGGAGCGGGATCGACGACGCTCAATGAGCTCAACTTTACCGCGAACGTTGCAATGGGGGCCGGCGGCGGGGCCATCGTCAGCACTGCGAATTCTGTTGCAATCTTGAACTCAACGTTCGATCAGAACATCGCCAGCGGCGCATCTGGAAGCGGCGGTGCGTTGCTTGTTAATTCAGGCGACGTCGCAATTACCAATGCGAACTTTATGGCGAACGTAGCCAACCGAGCCGGCGGGGCGATCGAAATCGTCGATGGTTCAATTTCGATCAACGAGTCGACTCTCGGTGGTGATACGCTCGCTGACGGCAACATTGCTGGTCCGGCAGGCACGGCGGCACCGGGTAACGGAGGAGCATTGCATGTTACCGGGTCGATGAACACTTCTGTCGTGGTACTGAACTCTTCAGTCCTCAATAACGTTGCCGCGAGCGAAGGCGGTGGCCTTTGGAATCAGTCCGGAAGTTCGATGCTGGTGAAAGACTCAACGGTCTCCAACAATATTGCCATGGGAGCCGACGCCGATACGGGCGGAGGAGGCATCTTCAATAACGGCGGCACGACGCGAGTCCGCGGTTCGGTTGTTGAAGGCAATATCGCCAACGGCACTTCGGGTAGTGGCGGCGGATTCCTTTCGACCGACGGCTTGCTTTCGATTATTGACACGACCATCATTTCGAACATTGCCAACCGCGCTGGTGGAGGCATCGAAATAATCGACGGCGATCTCTACGTAGGCGCATCGACGCTCAACAGTAATATCGCCGGAGTACTCGACGGATCAGCCAATCCGGGCAACGGCGGAGCCCTCCACGTATCGGGAACCGACGGAACGAATTCTTCGTTTGTTGACTCGACGATTGCCGGTAACTTCGCGGCCCGCGAAGGCGGCGGTTTGTGGAATCAGTCCGGCAGTTCGCTATTCGTTCGTGGCTCGAGCATTGTCAATAATGAAGCCGGCGGAGACTCAGCGGACGACGGTGGCGGTGGTATCTTTAATAACGGCGGTACGACGCGAGTCCGAGCCACTGACATCAGCGGCAACATCGCCAGCGGCACATCGGGTAGTGGCGGAGGAGTTTTTTCTACCGACGGAATTTTCTACGCCAATGAATCGACGATTTCCGCGAACTCAGCCAACCGAGCTGGTGGAGGCATCGAAGTGATCGACGGCCGTGTCGTGCTGTTGGACACGATGCTTGGCGGCACAGCTGAAGCCGATGGCAACATTGCGGGACCAGCTGGAACCGCTGCTCCGGGGAACGGTGGTGGTCTGCATGTGAGCGGGGCCAGTGAAACTTTGACGATCATCAACGGCGGAACCGTCGCGAACAATGTTGCGGCCAGTGAAGGCGGTGGGCTGTGGAATCAGTCAGGAAGCACGATGACTGTCGATGGTGGGACGGTGATCGAAGACAACGTCGCTTTGGGTGCGGGGGCTGATAATGGCGGTGGCGGACTGTTCAACAACGGAGGCCGACTGTCGATCAAGGACGCAACCATCGTCAATAATAGTGCCACCGGAGCCAGTGGAAGCGGAGGTGGAATCTTTTCAACCGACGGTTTGGTCACGGTAGAAGATTCAACAATTTCTGCGAACATCGCGAACCGCGCCGGTGGTGGCGTTGAGCTGATCGACGGCACATTCCTGATGTTTGACTCGATCCTTGGAGGAGCCGGCAGCGGCAATGTTGCTGGACCGGAAGGAACCGCCGCACCGGGTAACGGTGGAGGCCTTCACGTTTCAGGCATGAGCGGCACCTATGTTGGAATCGACGGTTCGATCGTCAATGACAATGTGGCTGGCAACGAGGGCGGAGGCCTTTGGATTCAATCCGGCAGCACGTTGGCGGTTCGCAACGGAACGACGGTCGGATACAACACAGCTGGCCTCGGCGGCGGTGGCGGTCTGTTCAGCAATGGTGGTACGCTGAACGTGATGGGGTCTACGGTTGTTAACAATAACACTACTGGCAATGGTGGAGGAGTCAAAGCCATCGCCGGCAGCACGACTCGAATCGATAGCACTGCGGTCGGATATAACTCTGCACTCAGCGGTGGCGGGTTCGCCAACGACTCGATGGCGACTGTGCGAGATTCTTTCTTTGCTAACAATGAAGCCACCGTCGAAGGCGGAGGAATCTTCACCGACGTCAATGGTGACTTGGACATCGCCACGACAGGGTTCTTTGGAAACACTCCAAATGATCAGAACTAG